AAGAATGCCCGTTATCCAGTGATGGGCGCCACCGTGCAGCGTCGCGGCGGGGTTGCCCGTCACGATGCGGTCGCCTGGGGCTTCGCCCGTGGTGCCGATGCGCTGGGTGTTGATCTGATTCAGCAAACCGAGGTGATCGGTTTCCGCCAGAGCAATGGCGTGATTGAGGGTGTTGAAACCACTCGCGGCTTTATCGCTGCACCGGTAGTGGGCTGCGTAACTGCAGGTAACTCCGGGGTGATGGCTCAGCAGGCGGGTTTCCGTCTGCCACTGGAATCGCATCCCTTGCAGGCGCTGGTATCAGAGCCGATCAAACCGATTCTTGACTGCGTCGTGATGTCTAACCATGTACACGGTTACGTCAGCCAGTCTGACAAGGGGGACCTGGTGATCGGCGCCGGTATCGACGGCTATAACGGCTATGGTCAGCGTGGCTCTTACAACACCATTGAGCATACGCTGTCAGCCATTGTTGAAATGTTCCCTGTGTTCAGCCGTGTGCGCATGAACCGTCAGTGGGGTGGTATCGTCGATACCTGCCCGGATGCCTGCCCTATTATTTCTGCGACCCCTGTAAAAGGTCTGTTCTTCAACTGTGGATGGGGAACCGGTGGCTTCAAGGCTACACCCGGTTCAGGCAACGTCTTCGCTGCCACCCTGGCCAAACGTGAAGCGCACCCGCTGGCCAAACCGTTCAGCATGGACCGGTTCTATTCCGGTGCACTGATCGACGAGCACGGCGCTGCTGGCGTAGCCCACTGATCCACAGGAGAGAAATCATGCTGCATATCTATTGTCCTTACTGTGGTGAAAACCGGGATCAGGACGAATTCAAAGCCAAGGGTGAGGCCCATATCAGCCGTCCCC
This Pokkaliibacter sp. MBI-7 DNA region includes the following protein-coding sequences:
- a CDS encoding sarcosine oxidase subunit beta family protein, whose translation is MQRFSGFGLAKHALSHHENWQRMWRNPTPKKEYDVIIVGGGGHGLATAYYLAKEHGITNVAVIEKGWLGGGNTARNTTIVRSNYLWDEAAHLYEHSMKLWEGLSQDLNYNVMFSSRGVYHLCHTLHDLREGERLVHANLLNGIPNEMLDKDQVAREIPALNCGKNARYPVMGATVQRRGGVARHDAVAWGFARGADALGVDLIQQTEVIGFRQSNGVIEGVETTRGFIAAPVVGCVTAGNSGVMAQQAGFRLPLESHPLQALVSEPIKPILDCVVMSNHVHGYVSQSDKGDLVIGAGIDGYNGYGQRGSYNTIEHTLSAIVEMFPVFSRVRMNRQWGGIVDTCPDACPIISATPVKGLFFNCGWGTGGFKATPGSGNVFAATLAKREAHPLAKPFSMDRFYSGALIDEHGAAGVAH